From the genome of Deinococcus seoulensis:
GCCGAGGACATCAGCACCTACCTGGGCGTGTCCGAACAGATCCCGAACGCCGTGCTGCTCGGCGTGTACGAGGAAGGCGGCCGGGTCGCGCACGCCGGGGGCCTGCTGATCCAGGCGATGCCCGGCGTGACCGACGAGACCCTCGGGAAACTCGAGGCGAACATCCGCGCCATGGGCCAGATCACCGACAACCTCCGCCGGGGCGGCCTGATGGAAGCCATCAACCGCGCCACGGACGGCCTGAACGTGCAACTGGCCGCCGAGGCGCAGGGCTCGCGGTTCGAATGCCGCTGCTCCCGCGAGAAGGCCAGCGATTCCCTGAAATTCTTCGACGCGGCCGAACGCCAGGACATGATCGACGCCGGAGGGCAGGAGATCGTGTGCCACTGGTGCGGCGAGCACTACCAGATCACCCCCGACGAGATCGCCGCGCTGGACGCCACCGACACCCACGCCCGCGCCTGACGGGCAGATCAGGCCCGCCATGAGAGGGCGACAGGAGAGCAGGAGCACCGGAATGGTCGGTGCTCCTGCTCTCCTGAGCGCTGAGCGCTGGCCGTTTGCTCAGCGCTGGCCGAGGCCGTCGAAGGTGTCCTTGGCGAAGCCGTCCCACTCGGTGGCCGGGTCGAAGGCGTCGGTGCCGTTGGTGTCACCGGCCATGACGGCAGCCTTGCGGCGCAGGGTCCTGTCTACGGTGAAGGTGTCGCCCGCGCCCCAGCCGGCGCCGGGGTCCGTGCCGATCTGCCCGAACACGTCGGCGCGCGTGCCGTTCAGCACGAGTTCCAGCGCGTCGTCACCGTTGAAGTTGGTGACGCTACTTTCGGTGTTGGCCTTGGCCTTCAGGGCCGCGTCCGCACCGGGGTTGACGATCACGTAGGTGGCTCCGGCCGGCAGGGCCTCTGCGAGCGTGAAGACGTTGGAGGTGCTGGGCGTGGCGGACCCGTTGCTGTACAGGTTCACGCCCAGACTCCCGGCGGGAATGGCGCTGCCGGTGCCGTTGTAGATCTCGATGGCCTTGTTGTTGCTGCCGCCCTCGACGTACTCGCTGAAGTACACGCCTCCGGCGGTCACGACGGGCTGCGCGGTCACGGTCTTGGTGGCCGTGGTGGTGGTCGCGCCGCGTTTGGCCGTGACGGTCACCGTGAAGCTCCCGGCGGTGGCGTAGGTGTGGGTGGCCGTCCCGGTGGGGGTGGTGAAAGTGTCGGTCTTGCCGTCGCCCCAGGTGACGGTGACGCTGTCCGGAGTGCCGCCCGTGCTGTACGTCAGGGTGTAGGGCTGTCCGGCCGTGACCGTGTCGTCGCCGCTGGCGTTGAGCGTGAGGGGAATGACGGGGTCGGCGTCGGCTTTCAGGTTCAGGCCGACCAGGACCGGGTCGTGGTCGCTGCTGCGGTAGGGGGTCGGGGCGTACAGGTCCGGGCTGTCGCAGCTGTTGCCGGTGCACTCGGGGTGCTTCTTGAATTCGATGTTGTAGTCGAGGACCACGGGTTCGTCGGCGTTGATGTGCCACTCGGTGATGCCGCTGACCTGCGCGCCGAGGCTGCTGCTGGCCAGCGCGTGATCAAGGTACCCGAACTCGCCGTTGAACTGGTAGCTGTAGCGGTCGGCGGCGGGAATGCGTTTGTTCAGGCTCTCGAACCCGGCGGCCTCGATGGTCTTGATGGGGTCCTCGGCGCCGTAGGCGTTCAGGTCACCCATGATCAGGACGTCCGGGTCAGTGACTTTCAGTCTGTCACTGAAGGCCAGCACGGCCTTCGACTGCTCGATACGTTGGAGGTTCCAGCAGCCCTGTCCCTGGTCGGTGTCGCCCGTGGTGGGGCAGCTGCCCTTGCTCTTGAAGTGGTTCGCCATGACCGTGAACACGCCCTTCCCGGCGCGGTCCCGGAAGACCTGCGCGACCGGCGGGCGGGAGTAGACGGCGTTCGTGTCGATCTGCGCCGCGCCGACGGGTTCCACGCGGGCGGGGCGGTAGATGATCGCCACGCGGATGGCGTCCGTGCCGACCCGGCCGGTCTTGACGCTGGCGTACTCGGCGCTGCCGGCAGCGGTGTTCAGGGCGGCCACGAGGTCGTCGAGGGCCGTTTCGCCGTTGTTCTCGACTTCCATCAGGGTGATCACGTCGGCGTTCAGGGCGCGGAGTTCCGCCACGATCTTGGCCTTCTGGCGGGTGAATTCGGTGGCGTTACTGGCGCCGCGTCCGGCGCTGCCGAGCGTCGTGAAGTAGTTCAGGACGTTCGCGCCCGCCACTTTCACCGTGCCGCCCACGTCCTTGGGCGCGGCGGTACGGAAGTTGGCGTTCACGAAGACCGGCGCCCTGGTGGGCTGCACCTTGAACGCGCCGTTGGCGTAGTGCAGCACGCCTTCGAGGCCCGTGACGGTGTCCCCGGCGCGGCGGGTGGCGGTCTGCGCGTCGGTGCCGTTCAGGTAGGGAATGGTGGTGGGGTTCTGCTTGGTGCTGGCGTCGTCCAGGCGGATGGTGCGCAGCTTGTTGCTGGCGGCGTCGCCACCCTGGCCGTTGGTGGGGTTGAACAGGCGTCCGCCGCTGGACAGGCCCAGTTCGCCGAAGCGGCCCAGCGTGAAGGTGTCGGTCACGGTCAGGGTCTGCGCGATCCTGATCCGCATGCCCTCGGTGGGTTCCAGCGCCGTGGCGGAGGCCAGGGGCAGGGTGACGGCCACGGGGACCGGCAGGGTCGTCTCGCCGCAACTGGTGACGCTGGTGACGGTGTCGAGCTGGGTCAGGCCGCTGAATTCCTTGACGGTGCCGGTCACCTCGACGACCTCCCCAACCTTGACGGTCACGGGGTTGGTGGCGGTGTAGATGAACAGACCGTCGCTGGTGTCGGCCTTGCCGTCGGGCGCGACGTCCTGCACGTAGAAGCCGCCCAGGCCGGTCGGCCCGTTCGCTGCGTTCTGCGCGTCGAGCGTGACGACGCCGCGCACGGTGACGATGACGGCCGAATTCGGACCGACCAGGGGGCTGGCGTCGGCGTTGCCCTGCACGTCGCCGATGTTCGTGACGGTGCTGCCGGTCTTGCACTCGTACGTGGGGGGCGTGGGGGTGGGGGTGCAGGCGGCCAGCAAGGCGGTCAGGCCCAACAGGCCGAGACTGCCGGTCAAGATGTTCTTCATGTGAACTCCTGTATGACGGTTGAAACGTGTGAAACGGATCTTAGCGCGTTCAGGCTGCCTTAGCCATGTCAGGCGGTCATCAGCGGGCGATCATGCCAGCGGGCGGTCATCCGGGCTCCGATTGAATGGCTTGCAAAGCCGCTGGGTCCGAGCTGACTCGAGGGGGAGCAGGGCGGGTCCCGTATTGCCAGGGAAACAGACGGCAGTCCGTATCAGGCAGCGGCGCCCCTGGTGAGGCGGGTCGGGGTCCATGCATGAAGCACACCACAGCGCGTCCCCACCCGGCGTCCGCTCACTGGCGGATAATGCCTCTCATGAAGGGTCGTGGTGTCGGGATCGTGTTGGTGCTGGTGGGTCTGGGTCTGGGGGCGACGCTGCTGCGTGATCAGGTGCCGGTGGGTGGGGCGCAGGCTCCGGCGGCGGGTGCGGCGGCCGATCCGGTGGCGGCGGAGGCGGGCGCGCGGCTTCAGAACGAGCAGAACACCATTGACGTGGTGGGGCGTTTCGAGCCGGGGCTGGTGTTCATCAGTACCGAGAACGAGGTGATGGGTCAGGATCCGTTCGGGATGTTCGGGGGGGGCACGGAGGTTCAGCAGGGTGTCGGGAGTGGGTTCTTCGTGAACGAGGCGGGGGACATCCTGACGAACTATCACGTGGTGGCTGGCGAGGCCGGGGCGGGAGCAGCGCAGAAGATCAGCGTGCGGGTCATGGGGCAGGAACAGAGCGTGGAGGCGCGCGTGATCGGGCTGGCCCCTCAGTACGATCTGGCGCTGATCCGCCCGGTGGGCCTGGATGCCAAGCTGATCCGGCCGATTCCGCTGGGGGACAGTGACGCGCTGAAGGTGGGGCAGAAGGCGATTGCGATGGGCGCGCCGTTCGGGCTGGATTTCAGCGTGACCGAGGGCATCGTGAGCAGCACGGCGCGGCAGATTCCGATCGGGTTCTCGGGCAGCGGGGCGGGCGAGGGCATCACGCAGAAGGCCATTCAGACGGACGCGGCGATCAACCCCGGGAACAGCGGGGGACCGCTGCTGGACAGCGGTGGGCGCGTGATCGGCATCAACACGCAGATCTACTCGCCCAGCGGGCAGACGACCGGCGTGGGGCAGAGTGCCGGGGTGGGCTTCGCGATTCCCGTGAACACCGCGAAGAACCTGTTGCCGCGCCTTCAGGCGGCGGACGGGCAGGAGGTGCGCGCGCCGACGCTGGGCGTGTCGGCGGGGTTGCTGGTGCGCGGGCAGCAGCAGGCGCTGGCGGTGGGCCTGAGTGTGCTGTCGTCGGCCGGGAAGCGGGAACTGGGCCTGCCGGAGCGGGGGCTGGTGATCGGGTCGGTCACGCCGGGCACCCCGGCCGCGCGGGCGGGCTTGCAGGGTGGCACGCGTACCGAGGCGTTCCGGGGCGGCGCGATCCGCCTGGGCGGGGACGTGATCACGGCCGTGGACGGCGACCCGGTGGACGCGCTGGAGGACCTGCAGGCGGGCCTGATCGACCGGAAGGAAGGCGATACCGTGACGCTGACGGTCGTGCGGGCCGGGGAGTCGCGTGAGGTGAAGGTCACGCTGGATGAAACCTCGTTCCGCTGACGGCGCAGCGCAGGCGCGGGCCGTGTGGGCGGCGCTGCGTCCGGAGGACCGGGCGTGGCTGCTGGGGCTGGCGGCGCAGGCGGGTCCGGGCGGCGCGGCGCTGGTGGGCGGCGCGGTGCGGGACGCGCTGCTGGGCGTGACGCCGCTGGACCTGGACGTGGTGCTGCCGGACGCGGACGTGGCGGCCCTGGCGGGCGGGACGGGGTTACCGTTCGTGTTCCACCCGGCGTTCGGGAACGCGACCGTGACCCTCCCGGATGGCCGCGCGGCGGATCTGGTGCGGGCGCGGCGGGAGGTGTACCCGGTGCCGGGCGGGAACCCGCTGCCGCAGCCGGGCTCACTGAGCGACGATCTGCGGAGGCGGGATTTCAGCCTGAACGCGCTGGCCCTGCGGGTCCTGCCGGATGGGCGCGCAGAGTTGCTGGACGTGACGGGCGGCCTGGACGACCTGCGCGCGCGGGTGCTGCGGCCCCTGCATGCCGACTCGCTGCATGAGGATGCCAGCCGACTGGTGCGCGGGGCGAGGCTGGCCGCTCGGCTGGACCTGAGCGCCGCGCCGGAACTGCTCTCTCAGGTGCCCGCCGCGCTGGATATGGCCGGGCACACGCCCCGGCTGTGGGCGGAACTGCGGCTGCTGCTGCATGAGCCCCGGCCGGGCCGCGCGGCGGGCGTGCTGCGCGGGTGGGGGGCCGCCTCGCTGCTGCCGGACACGGCGCTGCTGGACGCCCTGGACGCCCGGCGGGACGCGGGGGCGACCCTGCCCATGAACGCCTACGCGGCGGCCCTGCTGCACACCGCACCGGACCCGGAGGCGCTGGCGGCGCGACTGGACCTGGGCACCCGGCCCGCCGCGCTGCTGGCCCGCGCCCTGTCGGACACCTTCTACCCGGACGGCACGCCGGAACGCGAACTGCGCGCCCTGCTGCGCCCGGACGCGCACGAACCCCTGACCGGGAAGGACGTGCTGGCGCTGGGCGTCCCGCCGGGCCGGGGCGTGGGCGAGGCGCTGGCGCACCTGGCGGCGCTACGCCGGGCCGGAACGGTCCGCAACCCCAACGAGGAGCGTGCGGCACTGAAGGCATTCCTGGCTCGCAATGTCTGACCTGAAACACCCAATAGAATGTGCGCAATGAATATCGGTCTCCTTCCTCTACTCAGCGACCCCAGCGTTTTCATTACAGTCCTAGTGGTGCTGGCGCTATCCTTGGCTGCACACGAAATGGGTCACGCCTTCGTTGCAGATCGGCTGGGCGACCCAACACCACGACAGTTTGGACGGGTCACTCTGAACCCTATTCCACATCTAAGTCCCATCGGGATACTGCTCCTAGTTTTGGTTGGATTCGGATTTGCCAGCACACCCATTAACCCTGCCCGACTCAGTCGTTGGGGTAGGGTGGCAGTTGCGGCAGCAGGGCCATTAGTCAACCTGTTGGTTGCTATCGGATTCATCCTGCTTTTCCGCTTTCTGCCACATAACGAGGCCGTGACACAGGCTTTCAAATACATCATCAGCATTAACGTCTTGCTGGCGGTCATCAATTTACTCCCAATCCCGCTGCTCGATGGCAGTCGAATTCTGGGTGGTCTGGTACCGTCGCTGGGCCGCTCTCTGGACGACTTTGAGCGCCAGCCCTACAGTTTTATAGTCGTGTTTGGAGTGTTATATCTGCTCGGCAGCCAAATTAACCTGCTGCGAATCAATCTGACCAACGTTCTGCTTCAGATATTCGGCTAAGCATTTCTTGAGATTCAGCGCAGGTTGAACATCATCACGACGTGCGCGGCAGTGCCGGCCAGCACGAACAGGTGCCAGATCTCGTGGAAGCCGAACACGCCGGGTCGGGGGTTCCAGCGTTTCGTGCCGTAGATGACGGCCCCGATGGAGTACAGCACGCCGCCCGCCGCGAGCCAGAAGATGGCGGCGGATGGCAGGTTACGGGCCAGTTGCGGCAGGAACGCCAGGGCCAGCCAGCCCATCCCGAGGTACAGCGCGGTGCTGATCCAGCGGGGCAGGCTCATGGTGACGAGTTTCAGGGTGATGCCGCTCAGGGCGATGCCCCAGATGACCCACAGGACCACGCCCTGCCAGGGGGCGGTCAGGCCGAAGTACGCGACCGGGGTGTAACTGCCGGCAATCAGCAGGAAGATCCCGGCGTGGTCGAGTTTGCGCAGCCACAGCATGCCGCGCTCGCCGGGAAAGAACGAGTGGTAACTGGCGCTGGCGGCGTACAGCAGGGTCATGCTGACCACGAACACAGTGAACGGCCACAGGGCCAGTTCGCGGGCATGCGCCCACCACAGCAGCGGTCCCAGAATGATCAGCGCCGCCAGGACGCCCGCCCAGTGGGTCAGGGCGTTCACGGGTTCGCGGGGGGCGGTCAGGAAGCGCTGCATGTTCATACCCTACCCCCACCCGCTGATGACAGTCTGTCAACTGGGACGGGGTGCAATCCTCTCCCCCGCCCCGGCCCGCCTGTCCGCCCTGGCCTCAGCGCCCGCCGTAGTTGGGGGCTTCCTTGGTGATGGTCACGCCGTGCGGGTGGCTTTCCACCAGGCTGGCCCCGGTGATCCGCACGAACTGAGCCTCGTCGCGCAGCGTCTGAAGGTCCGGCGCACCGCAGTAGCCCATCGAGCTTTTCAGGCCGCCCACGAACTGGTAGATGACCTCGCCCGCCGTGCCCTTGTACGCCACGATGCCCTCGATCCCCTCGGGCACGAACTTGCGGCTGCCGCTCTGGAAGTAACGGTCGGCGCTGCCCTGGTCCATGGCGCCCATGCTGCCCATGCCGCGGTAGCTCTTGTAGCGGCGGCCGTCGCGCAGGATGCTCTCGCCGGGGCTCTCGTCGGTGCCGGCCAGCATGCTGCCCATCATGACCACGTTCGCGCCCGCCGCAATAGCCTTGGGCACGTCGCCGGTCTGCTTGATGCCGCCGTCCGCGATGATCGGAATTCCGGCTTCCATGGCGGCGGCGCTGGCCTCGAAGATCGCGGTGATCTGCGGGACGCCCACGCCGGTCACGACGCGGGTGGTGCAGATGCTGCCCGGCCCGATGCCGACCTTCACGGCGTCCGCGCCGGCCAGGATCAGGTCGCGGGTCCCGGCGCGCGTGGCGACGTTCCCGGCGATCACGTCCACGTCGAAGGCTTCCTTCACGCGGCTCAGGGCGTTCAGGATGCCCTGGCTGTGCCCGTGGGCGCTGTCCAGGACCAGCACGTCCACTCCGGCCTGCACGAGCGCCCCGGCGCGGTCCATCAGGTCGGCGCCCACGCCGATGGCGGCCGCGACGCGCAGGCGGCCCAGGCTGTCCTTGGCGGCGCGCGGGTACTTCACGCGTTTGGTCAGGTCCTTGATGGTGATCAGGCCGCGCAGGGTGTGGTCGGCGTCCGTGACGAGCAGTTTCTCGATGCGGTGCTGCTTGAAGATCTCCTGCGCTTCTTCCAGGGTGGTGCCGACAGGCACGGTGATCAGGTTCTCGCGGGTCATGACGTCCCCGATGGGCGTGTGCATGTCGTCGATGAAGCGCATGTCACGGTTGGTGATGATGCCCAGCAGTTTCCCGTTCGGGTCGGTGATGGGCACGCCGCTGATGCGGTACTCGCCCATCAGGCGCTCGGCGTCCGCCACGGGCGCGTGCGGGGGCAGCGTGATGGGGTCCACGATCATGCCGCTCTCGGAGCGTTTGACCTTGCGGATCATCTCGGCCTGCGCGTCGATGGGCATGTTCTTGTGCACCACGCCGATACCGCCCTCGCGGGCCATGGCGACCGCCATGTTCGTCTCGGTGACGGTGTCCATGGCCGCCGACAGGAACGGGATGTTCAGGCGGACGCGGCGCGTCAGTTGCGCCTCGATGTTCACCTCGTGCGGCAGCACCTGCGAGTGCCGGGGTTGTAGCAGCACGTCGTCGAAGGTGATGCCCTCCTGGCCGAACTTGTAGGCGAAACGGTCACTGCCCTGGGCAGCGGGAACGGGCGTGGCGGGCGCACTCATGCAGGCGAGTGTAAGCGACCGCAGCTAAAGAGAAGGTAAGCATGTCCTGAACGGTTGACCGCCGCCACGCCCGCCGCGGCGGGTCTTGCGCGGCGGGCGGCAGCGTGGTAGATTCCCTCTCGCTCGTGGGGCCATAGCTCAGCTGGGAGAGCGCGTCGTTCGCAATGACGAGGTCAGCGGTTCGATCCCGCTTGGCTCCACCACACAACCGCACCCGCCTGTTTCGACGCAGGCGGGTGCGTTCCGTATATCCGGTGAGGGCAGACCCTGCACCGGAGGCAACCCCCACAGGACGGCCCCGCGCCCCGAGGCAACTGCCAGGGAGCGCGGGGCCGTTCCGTATCATACGGACTCCGATTGAATGGCTTATAAAGCTGCTCAATCCGAGCGGATGCGAGAAGGAGAGAAACGGGTTCCGGACGTGGAGTTGGCAACCCGGTGCTGTTCCGGGTTGCCAACGAAATAAACGGAATCCGTATCAGGCCGGACGAACGGACTTCAGCCTTTCTGGAGGGGTCCCAGGAACTCGGGTTTTCCGCGCAGGGGCAGCAGTTTCCCGATGCTGAGCGGGAAGCGGGTCGTCTGGTCGTTCAGGGTCAGGGTCACGGTTGGCGCGGCCCCGGTCGTCAGCGAAGCGCGCACGCCGGGCAGGGCCGTCAGGGCGGCCAGCGGCACGAACGGCGTGCGGTCCAGCACACGCACCGTGACGGGCACGGCCGTCTGCCCGACCAGCACGGTGGCGGTCGTTGCGGTCACGGCGCGCACTTTCAGGCGCAGTGCGCCCACGCTCTCCTCCAGCGGCAGGAACAGTTGCCCGTCCAGCACGCGCGCGCGACTGGCGGCCGTGACGGCCAGCTGCTCGGGCGTGGGAGCGGGTTTCGGCGCGGGCGCCGGGGCAGGCTGGGGTTGCGGCGCAGGCGTGGGAGCAGGTTTCGGCGCGGGCTGCGGGGCGGGCTGGGGAGTCGGCTGCGGGGCAGGGGCCGGGGTCGGGGCAGGGGCGGGCGGTCTGGTGGCCACCGGGGCGCCCAGCTGGGCGGTCGCGGCGTCGCGGCGGGCGCGGGCCTGCGCCTGCAACTCGGCCTCGCTGGGTACGCGGCCCCACGCGGCGGGGCTGGCGTGGAAGGTCGTCCAGGGGCCGACCGCCAGGGGCCGCTGCTTCTGCACGATGTTCAGGCCGCCGCCCTCGGTCGTGAAGTACACGCTGCCCTGATCGCTGACGCTGACGCCCAGGTCGATCTTCTTGCCGCTCTTGATCTGCCACAGCGACTGCCCGGCCTTGCTGATGGCGTGCACGGTCCCTGCGAGGTCCGGCACGATCACGCTGCCGTCGCTCAGTTCGGCGGCGCTCCCGGCGATCCCGGCGCCCGCCCGGTATGTCCATTCGATCTCGCCGGTGGGGTTCACGGCGTACACGCTGCCGTCGTAACTGCCGACCACGACCAGCCCGGCGCTTGTCACGATGGGGCTGGCGTTCACGAACAGCCCGGTCGGCAGGGACCAGCGGGGCGTGCCGTCGGGGTTCAGGGCGTAGATGCGCCGGTCACTGGACCCGAAGTACACCGTGCCGTCCGCGCCGATGGCGGGGCTGCTGAACACCAGCGACCCGGCCGTGTACGCCCACTTCAGTTTCCCGTCGGGGGTCAGGGCGTGCATGCGGTTGTTCTGCGCCCCGAAGTAGATGGTGCCGTCGGCGGCGATGGCGGGACTGCTGAAGACGGGCGCGCCGACCCGGTAGGTCCACAGGGTCCTGCCCTGGGTGTCCAGGGCGTGCACGGTGCCGCCGGCGGTGGCGACGATCACGCTGCCGTCGGCGCGCAGGGCGGGCGTGGCGAAGATGTCACCGTCGAGTTTGGTCTTCCACAGCAGTTTGCCTGCGGGGTCCAGGGCGTACACGGTGTCGTCGTAGGAGGCGGCGATGGTGACTCCCTGGGGCGTCACGACCGGGTAGGCGCGGCCGATGTCGCCGGTCAGGAACGACCATTTCTCGCTGCCGGTTGCGTCGGTGCGGTGCAGGCGGGCGTCCGAGCCCATGAAGGTCAGGTCGCCGTTGGGGCTGACGGTCACGCCGGAGATGACGCGCAGTTCCTTGAAGACGCTCACCTTGGGCGCGGCGAAGGCGGGGGCGGGGGCAGGCTGGGACTGCGCGGAGACGGTCGAAAAACCCGCCAGTGTCATCAGGGAGACCAGGGGCAGTGCGTGGGTGATCCTCATGTGAAGGTAAGCTCCTTTACAGACCCTTTACGGTAGGGCCACGGGGGGTCGTCGAGTGTGGACGCCTGACAGGGTACGGCCTAAGATGCGAACTGTTATGAAGAAGATTCTCATGCTGACCGCGTTCGCGCTTACCGGCCTCGCCGCCGCGCAGGACTCCACCCCCGCCGACACCATGGAAATGGCCGGTCCCGCCGCCATGAGCGCCAGCGAGAACTTCGCGAAAGCTCAGGAGTACGCCGTGCAGGCCGACGTGGCCTACCCCGTTCCCTTCTACGACCGCACGCTGTGGAAGGCCGCCGTGGACCACTCCTACTACGCCGCCAGCATGGAAGCCGGGAACCGCGACTACAACGCGTACCTCGCGCAGCTGTACACCAAGACCCAGTGGTGGATCAACGCCTACAACGCCTGGGGCCGCCTGGGCACCCTGAGCGACCAGGAGAAGCAGTGGGCTTCCCTGAGCGCCGCCAAGCTGGCCTACCTGGCCCTGCAGCGTGGCGACACCGCCACCGCGCGCATGTACGTCGATAAGGGCATGGCCTGGGCCGACAGCGCCAGCCTGCAGTCCATCATGAAGCGCCTGCAGTAATACCGGATCTTCTTCACAGAAGGCCCCCGCCTGCGCAGGTGGGGGCCTTCGCCGTTCACGCCGCCCGGAAGCGGGCAGGCCGGGAGCTGTCAGCCCGCTTCCTCTCCCACTCGCATCCGCTCGGACCCAACGGCCTTTGCAGCCCATTCAATCGGAGTCCATCAGGTAAAGGGCGCGTCAGACACCCTTATCCGCCCGCGCGTCCGGCTGCACTACCCTGGGCACATGACACGGGTGTGGGCAGGACTGGTACTGGCAGGACTTCTGAGCGGGTGCGTACCCGCGCCGCTGCGGGCGCAACCGGACGCCCTGCTGCAACTGCGGGTCACACCCGCCGCGCCGCCCGTCCAGCCGGTCACCGGAGAGCAGGGCCTGTACCGCTGGCCGGGGCCGGGCGCGCTGCTGGTGGCCTCTGACCGCGCCGCGTTCGTGACCAGCGTGGTGCTGCCGCAGGGGGCCGGGGCGGCCGTGCTGCCCGCCGCGCAACTCACGCCGGGCACCGCGCAGCCGACCGAACTGCCCGCCACGCTGGGGTTCACGCAGGTGTTCACGGTCGCCAGTCTGGAACCCCTGGACCTGGGCGGCGCGGCGGGTGCGCGCAGCGTGAGCGAGATCTCGCGCGTGGTCGAGGCGGCGGCCGCGCGCCTGCCGCGCGGGGCGTACACGGTCGCCACGACCACCTACCGCACCGAGCAGTTCGGCACCCTGAGCGTCCGGGCGTCCCAGCCGGGCGCCCAGGTCCGCGTGAACGACCGCCCGGTCGGCACGGCGCCGGTCGTGGTGCCGGACCTGCCGCAGGGGCAGGTGACGGTCAGCGTGTCGCTGGGCGGGTACCAGACCTTCACGCAGCGCGTGACCATCCGCCCGGACACGACCAGCGAGGTCGAGGCGGCCCTGCGGCGCGTCACGGGCACCCTGAGTGTCCGCAGTGACGTTCCGGCCAGCGTGCTGATCGAGGGGCAGGCGGCGGGCGACACGCCCGTGGACCTGAACCTGCGGCCCGGCGTGTTCGCCGTGAACGTCGTCCCGACCGACCGGACCCTGAAGGCGCAGAACATCCTGGTGCGCGTGAACGCCAGCCGGGTGACGGCGCTGGTGTGCAGCGTCACGGCGGGC
Proteins encoded in this window:
- a CDS encoding outer membrane protein assembly factor BamB family protein; translated protein: MRITHALPLVSLMTLAGFSTVSAQSQPAPAPAFAAPKVSVFKELRVISGVTVSPNGDLTFMGSDARLHRTDATGSEKWSFLTGDIGRAYPVVTPQGVTIAASYDDTVYALDPAGKLLWKTKLDGDIFATPALRADGSVIVATAGGTVHALDTQGRTLWTYRVGAPVFSSPAIAADGTIYFGAQNNRMHALTPDGKLKWAYTAGSLVFSSPAIGADGTVYFGSSDRRIYALNPDGTPRWSLPTGLFVNASPIVTSAGLVVVGSYDGSVYAVNPTGEIEWTYRAGAGIAGSAAELSDGSVIVPDLAGTVHAISKAGQSLWQIKSGKKIDLGVSVSDQGSVYFTTEGGGLNIVQKQRPLAVGPWTTFHASPAAWGRVPSEAELQAQARARRDAATAQLGAPVATRPPAPAPTPAPAPQPTPQPAPQPAPKPAPTPAPQPQPAPAPAPKPAPTPEQLAVTAASRARVLDGQLFLPLEESVGALRLKVRAVTATTATVLVGQTAVPVTVRVLDRTPFVPLAALTALPGVRASLTTGAAPTVTLTLNDQTTRFPLSIGKLLPLRGKPEFLGPLQKG
- a CDS encoding PEGA domain-containing protein, producing MTRVWAGLVLAGLLSGCVPAPLRAQPDALLQLRVTPAAPPVQPVTGEQGLYRWPGPGALLVASDRAAFVTSVVLPQGAGAAVLPAAQLTPGTAQPTELPATLGFTQVFTVASLEPLDLGGAAGARSVSEISRVVEAAAARLPRGAYTVATTTYRTEQFGTLSVRASQPGAQVRVNDRPVGTAPVVVPDLPQGQVTVSVSLGGYQTFTQRVTIRPDTTSEVEAALRRVTGTLSVRSDVPASVLIEGQAAGDTPVDLNLRPGVFAVNVVPTDRTLKAQNILVRVNASRVTALVCSVTAGEYGCGVR